The Thermoanaerobaculia bacterium genome includes the window CGGCCCGGGCGATGTCGGCCGTGTCGTCGGTCGAGTCGTCGAGCACCTGGATCTCGAGGAGCTCGCGCGGATAGTCGAGCGCGGCGACGGCGGAGATCAGCCGCTCGATCACGTAGCGCTCGTTGTACACGGGAAGCTGAACGGTGATCTTCGGGAGCGGAGTGAGCGGACCCGGCGGCACGGGAGCGGCGGCGCGGTTCCGGTAGTACAGGTAGACCATCATCATGCGATGGAACCCGTACACGGCGAGCGCCAGGAGCACGAGGTAGTAAGACGCTAAGATGGCCAGGTCGGATAGATGCAGCATCGTTTCGCCTTCGGCATTCTCCTGGAGACGATCTATCTGGTCGTCGCCTCCGGGCCCGATTATCGAGCAAATCTGCTGCCGTTTTTCGT containing:
- a CDS encoding glycosyltransferase; translated protein: MLHLSDLAILASYYLVLLALAVYGFHRMMMVYLYYRNRAAAPVPPGPLTPLPKITVQLPVYNERYVIERLISAVAALDYPRELLEIQVLDDSTDDTADIARA